The DNA window agtatctttattacaggaaaaaaaaaaaatcagaaaaccgcctccctcccctccccatcccagaAACCTACTTTCTAAGGAGGGTAGTTTATCAAGGCTTTGGTGCCACCTTGTGGATATTTGTTCAATCACAACTGAAGTTTGCCTGTGATTTCTTCTGTGAAGGGCTTACTAGTAAGCTTCAACCTTTTTAAAATAGGAGAATCCTGTCTGTAATCCCCTGTAGTTTTTttctaacagctttattgatcTACAGTTCACTTAAAGTGTATAATCCAATGACATTTAGTATATTCAATAATGCAGCTATTgtcacaattttagaacattttcgtcaCCCCCAAATAAAAGCCCATGCTTTGTAGCTATTGCCCCCAATCCATTTTCCCCGTCTATAGACTTGCTTATTCTGGTCTCTCCATATAAATGCCATCATACAATGTATGCAGTTTTGTATCTGGCTGCTTTTACCTggtatgttttcaaggttcatccatgtcgtagcatgtACTGGtgctccattcctttttattgctgaatttgatATCCAGTTATGGGCAggccataacttctttatccattcactcactgatggacatttgggtttgtTTCCACGTTTCGACTCTTAGGAACAATGTTGCTACAAACAAgtgtgtacaagtttttgggtgggtatgttttcatttccctttggtTTATACCTAGTGGAATTTCTGGGCTGAATGGTaattcatatttaactttttgaggaactgccagactgttttccaaaatggctctAACActttatatttccaccagcagcGTTATCAGGGttccaataattatttttgtgtatttcaagAAAACTTGTAATGATACAATGCTGTTTTAGATTCAGTAGTTTCAGTAGAAATTATGTAATGTAGCAGTATGTGCTCAATATAGAAAAATACTATGAAAAGTTCCAATTACCGACTGTCCCACCATCCAGAGGTTTAGTGTTTATTTGTAGTTTGCTTGTAATACATATATGAATTTAAACTTTACAAAAGGGGATTTTTCCAGGTCAGTGTAAACTTATGTATCATTAATTACAACAGTATCTACACAGGCCCAGGAAAAGGCATTACCTGGTGTGTAAGATGTTTTTTGTCTCTCCAGTGCTTGGTATATACCTGGGTTCATAGACCCTAAAAAGACTTAAGCCCACAGGTTAGGGTTGCCAGTTTAGCCGTTAGTTCTTTCTTACCTAAAAAGCTTTGATTTTGGTCAAGAcaataatttgattttgtttttttaaagcactcaCTGAAAATGACCGAGACAGCCAGTCACCATTAAAGAATCCTCTGCTGTCAACATCAAGACCACTGGTTTTTGGGAAATCAAATGGCACGTAcctcttttcattatctttttctctcttcattgttACTTTCCATCAGGCACACAATTGTGGAGCGAAACTGTGTGCTTTTCTTAGAAGCTGACTTACCTGTCTGCGCCCTCCTGAGGTAACACTGTGCTCTCAGAGGCCAGAATCCTTCCTGAGTCACAGTGTAAGGAGTCACTGCCCCTTGACTCTACTGCCatgttctttcctcttccttacaCAAGTTTTCAGGGGTCCTCTTGTAAGGAGTCCCTAGCTGCCACACTCCATTCGTGGTCAGTTGCAAAACAATCCCTGTGATATCACCTGTGCTTCTCAGTTTGTACACGGATTTGCTTGGTGGAATTCCTCTTCCCTCACCACCCCCTTCcacgtattttttttttgctttcattgaaTTTATTTAGACTAAATTAtgtattgtttcctttatttcaggCGATACAACTGATTATCAGAAACAGCTGAAGCAGATGATTAAGGATTTAgccaaagaaaaagataaaggagagaCCGAGTTGCCCAAAATGAGTCAGGTATGGACTTTATTCAGTACACAGAACAATCTATTTTTGCCAAATGATTTGTTCAGATTAAGCCCCTTTACCTCCAGTCATAATCAAAGGATTCTGTAACTTCTAGCTGAACAGcgtgatgaaatatttaaataggaTCCATTCAGTTAAAGCTCTTCAAAACAGAAGGCTGCCATACCTCGTCTTTGAAGTTTTTATATCAAATTCACTTACCCAGGTTACGGTTTACTCCCTTGAGGATAGAAGCATTTGGGGGCAGTGGATACAGCATCCCCCTACTCGCCAGTTTCTTGAAAATCACCAACTAAATACAGTACTGATGAGTCTCCGAAATCTTGGTATTAACACAATCTCCACAAGAGGGTTCTCTGCCACATTCAAGCATCCCGTGaggtggcattttattttttgaaaagggTTCCTCCCAATGTTTGGGAAAAGTAGGTTTCAGGTTGAAACTGTTCCTTTCCTGTAGGACCTAAATCTTTTTTGGTGCCAGTATGTACTTTGGGCCTTTGGGGGGAATTTAGCATAGTGTCTGTCTTTTTTGACCACAAACCATCttgtgggattcattcctggaaTATTTGAGAAATGTTGCTCTACTGTGGGGAGTTgctttcaaacatattttctgcTCCCTGGATATAAAGCCAGTTAAATCTCATCTCCCAGAGCTGTCAGTATCCTTTCTGACATAAATAACATCaactccccgccccccacaaaCAAAAACTGGCTGTCAGTATCTTGCTTTCATTTATGGCTATTTCTCCCACATCACTACGTATTTATTAAATGAGTCCCCCACCATTTTGCTATCCCGAGAGTCACTGTGCAGCGTTTAATTCCACGCAGCATCTCATCACAAATATAGATTCTATTGTGGACAGGAGTGTGAATTTGAGGAAGCACCAGGCACCAGTCGTCCGTTTTACAGCCTTGAGTTGCTGCATGGGATCCCACCAGAACAAGCTGTAATTTTGAACCATAATAAATAGCTGTTCCCATCTTTTTTTCTACCATAACCCTTAGCTTAAACATCTCTGTAAACAAATCTGTGTTTGGATGCATGTCTGGAAGTTGACTTGCTGGGGTAAAGGGTGTGCATATCCGCTAGTCTGTGCACATTTCTTAATAGTTGCTGTGTAGAcaaatatcgtgtttccccaaaaataagacctagccggaccatcagctctaatgcgtcttttggagcaaaaattaatataagacccagtcttattttactataaaaccgggtcttatatatattgtaagacccggtcttatattattttcggggcaacactgTAGCACACCTGAGTGTACTGAAATTCCCTGGAGTCAAAGGGAAGAAGAGACTACCGCCTTACATTCGGCTTCAAAAACGTTCTCCAAAAACTAAGTATCAAGTTTTACAaaatgcattatatttctatCCTGGTTATgctactttctttttattccagAGAGAATTTATCCAGTTCTGTAAAACTTTATACAGTATGTTCCATGAAGATCCAGAAGAAAATGATCTGTATCAGGCCATTGCCACAGTAACCACTCTGCTACTGCAGATCGGGGAAGTGGGGCAGCGAAGTAACAGTTCTGGAAGCTTCTCCCAGGAAGGTGGGGGGGAGCTGCAGGCTGCATCGTTGTCTCCTGAGCAGGACTCGGTTTTTGCAGACACAGACACTGAGACTACACCCCAGGACTCCGGGGCACTTCCTGAAGAGGCAGAAGGGGACTGGACTGTCTCCCTCGAACATATTTTAGCTTCACTTCTGACTGAACAGTCATTAGTCAACTTTTTTGAAAAGCCATTGGACATTAAATCCAAACTTGAAAATGCCAAGATCAATCAGTACAATCTGAAAACTTTTGAAATGAGCAGCCAGTCACAGCCTGAACTCAAGCAGGATAGCTGTTTGCTGAGGAGACGAGCCTGCCATACCAAAGCTCGGACGACAGCCTCGTGGGTGGTCAGCCCATAAACTCAGACGTCAGTCTAATTCCCTTTGAGTATACTTCTCGTGCTAGGTATCCAGGTAAGCGACACCCTGACAGCCCCAGCTGTGGTCGGGGGAGCTGATGCAACCCTCAGACACTTCTATTTATTCTTGGAGAATTCCCAGTTTCACTTTGATCAGATCTGCTGAAATGGGCACTTCTGCTGTGATTGTTCTCAGATGAACAAGAGCCCCGTGTATCATGCTAACCCAGAGCCAAGAGGCGCCCCAGCGCACGTTTTTCACCTGGATACTGGGAGGTCAGGAATGAAGTTCACTTTCAAGATCCAAGAGCCACTATCTGTGCaattgtgtttggcttctttttgCACTAATTTTGTTTCAATGCTGGTAATTGAaaccattttaatatatttgattgtATTCACTTTGTCCTTACAAAAATGTTGTGTACAAACCATGCTTTCAATGTTGGCCTCCAcgttttttaataagaaatttttgTATTGACTTTGGTCCTTGTTTATACCTGATACTTATTTGAGTGACTAAGGCCTGGATTGTGCCAGTGAACAGATGAGCTGGAGctgtcccctctccttccttccccctccccggGCTGTGCACTGCCACCGCTGCCACCACCAGGGCTTCAGCAATGAGCCACAGGGTGTAAACACTAATGTAATAGGCACCTTGCTTTCAGGCTGAATTCAGCAGATTTTGGATTGTGTAAGCTTTACTTCTGAGCTTTAGCTCCATGTAAACTGGGACTGAAAATGCCTCATGGGGCCCTTACAAGTAAGTGAGCTGAAGTATTAACTATTAACTGTACATGTATTACAAGTTAAGCATCCTCTGGTTACCCCATCAAAAACCAATTTTTTAGGGGATAATGCTATACCTTTTGACAATCATACTCAATACATTCATAGGCAGAAGTTTAAGGACGTAAATAACACCAAGTGCATTTCATTAAATCTAAGATGCTGTTAATtgcatcattttaatttattgatatgAAACGTGGCCAATGGCAATTGAGTTCTACATGCCCATTTCTGGAAAATGTTTATCTTCGAATTAATGAAGCACACATGTGAAAGCACCAACATTATATACACTTCCAATGTCCCAACTACCTACACAAGCCTTCTAAAACCAGCCTACACTTCAAAATCACTTGGAAAACCTGCTTTAGGCTGTCCAATTATTCAGAAactccaggggctggggagaagggcCAGAGGTGTATTTATTTAGGAAACGCTTCCCGACTGATTCTATAATTGGGAACTATACTGTGAGATACCCAAACACGATCACATTGCAACTAGAAACTGAAAACCAAACGTCAAAGGCAGTTTTGTAAGTTTATTTGACGACCAGCAGTTAGTTCTCATCCACATTAACTGTCTGCAGATCTGCAAAAGAAGCGACAGCCAGTTGTCATCTTCCACACCCACATCACATTTCGCTTCAACACTCAAACAACCTTTTCTGAGGGGTTTGGGCGAGTCATGGTATTCGCTGTGCCCTTTTTACAAGCCGGACATGGACCCAGTTTGTATCCTTCTGCACTTCCTCACGCCATGACAGAAAGGCTTAGTGGTCATGCCTGTTACTCATCCCCTGCTGGAAGGACGCCAGGCCTCCGGGTGCACAGCATTTGCTGGACAGATACATTCAGGCTGTCAGAACGAATTAGCTGCTAATCTACACAGCTGCGTGGAAGGGAATAGAACTTACTTTTGAAAGTGGTGACAGGTACGTAGGTAACCAATGTATAGAGCTTATTTGGCGAGTCTTCATCCTCGTTACGCTTCCTGGACAACCGCACCCGGATGCGGTATGGCACAttcctaataaaaatataaaatagccaCCAACTGCACCCACACATCCTGTCCCCACCGTAACATGCTGTCATTTGCTCTAACCTAACCACCAGCCATCAGGTGTGTATTAGTTCCCTGGAAACAAACGCACCCACAGGTGGACATTTACTCAACACTGTCATCTCAGGATGGAGACCTGTCTTAAGAGGCAGCCACCACTGACATTCAACCTGTGCAGAAACCTGGGCCGAACACGCCAGGTCTTTTCCCTTTCTCACCAGCACCGATGTCACGGTTGTAGCCTTTGCGTATGTTAATTTAAATGTGGAGAAACACTCCCCTCTGCAGGCCCTCCTGAACATAAGACCACTCAATGTTCAGGTTCCCCACCTTATGCACACAACCCTCAGCAGCATCACAGTGAACCGCCTTTCCTTTTATTGGTCTCAGGACGTGAAGTGTCCTGAAATTCGGGACTACCCTGCGCTCCTGTGACCCCCGTCTTCCCTTACGTCAAAGCAGCCGTCATTGGCGGATCCTTTATTAGACACATTTCAGAACTCTAAATGCCAGCCCACTGCGGGCCCAATCTCAGCTCGCTGCCATCCCCCCCAACCCCAGTGCTGCTGCACCCTGCCTCGTCTCAGTCTCACAGAATCCCCCAGCCCATGCCAGTGCCCCTTCCCTTAGCTGGTCTCACTTCTCCTCTGGCACCTTACATCCTCCTCCACACCCAAAACCACTCTCCCGCTTCTATGCAGGGGTTTTCAGCCTCGGCACTACTGACGTTTGGGCCGGTGATTCTGTTGTGGGAGGGCTGCCTTTTGCACTGGAGGATGTGTGGCAGAATCCTCGGCCTGTAGCAACCCCCAGTAGAGACATCAAAAACATGCCTGGGGGAGCGTGGGTAAAATCGCCTAGTTGAAAAGCAGTGCTCCAGTGGTTTCTAGAGATAAATCCAAACTCTCTGCCGTGACCTACAAAGATTCCGCGTATCTGTCCCCTGCCTAGTTCTCCATCCTCGTTCACTGTTCAAGTTGCTCCCTTGGCTCCACCTCCACCAGCCCGTTCCCAGGTCACGCCGTCTGTTCTCCGCACAGTGCTCCCACCCATCTCTCACCCTGCTGGCTCCACCATTCAGGTCTCATTTCACATAGCATGTCACAGACCTTCCCTGCAGGTGCTACCCCATCCTTTTAATTATTGTCACACTCTTATATACTTCCATATACATTAGCTAATCACCGAACTATTTATATAGACCGCACAGACTGAGCTGGGTAAGCTAGTGCAATTTTAAAGCTTCATCTTCTAACACAGATAACTTGAGCACCTTATTCCTTTGGCCCAGACAGCTTTGTTGAGTCTGGTGTCAATGCGCACATCTGGTGTTCCCATCTCCTTCATGGCAAATTTCCGGATCTCTTTGAGTGCCCGTGGGGCCCGCTTCTTGAAACCCCTgagtcaaaaataataaatgaattaaaacagtacagaattaaatgaaatacatctgtcctattttcataaaagaaatttaaaccaAACTTTGAACAAAGCAGGATCAATCCTTTTTTCCCACAGCACGTAATGCCCAGCAACTAATTTAATACTCAGGACGAAGACGATGCCCAACCCATTTTCACTGATGTAGGATAACGACTCTGCATAAGATCAAGAAGTAATGCTGATATACCCATCGCTTAACCCTCTCCTGATAAAAACACCCCAAGCTCTATTATCTGTGAAGGAGAATCGATGCCGTTAGAATGTGCTTGAATATAAAGCACACAACACTGTACATGGTATAAATACAGCAAGCACCCCCAGATCAAAACAATTATGTCACACCTTAAGACACAGCGTGTTATGGGAGAGCATTCAATACTAATTTCTAAAGGCCATTAACTTGGTCTGTGCCTACAGAGCAGGGGCCTACAATATACAGATCTCACAAAGTCTGACATGGATAAGTTACTTCGATGGAGCTCGTGGCTTGTGTCAGGCACCGTCATTACCCCGTGTGTCCCGACCTGGAACTAGGTACTATTAACGCGCTGTTTACATAAGGGTACATAAATCCATCTGAACTTCATGctttcacttaaagaaaaaatgtgaaaaagcaaaactttacTACCGGCGGAAATGGTCAGACCTTCGGTTAAGTGAAGGCCATTCCAAGTAGGGCTGAGAGCAAAGTCTAAAGAGGTGTCCCACCACCCAAAACTGAATATCAGACAAGGGGCCCAAACAATTATTCATCTCTGCAACCTAATGCTCAGCACCTGGCATTAGATGCTCCTCGCTTTAGATGACGCGGACTTTATGAAACCCAGTAAAAGCAACAAATGGAGCACACCAGTGACTAAATTCTGCTCTGAAACCTTCAGTGACTTCCCATGACCCACGAAAGATCTGATGCTGCACCCACCCCACATCTCACTTGGCCTCTTCTCTTACATCTCCTCTGCTCTCACCAAGCTCCTTGTTATTTTTAGCACACAAGCAAGCGCACATCATTCACTTTAATATTTAACCATCTAGAAATAAAAGGAGCTAGAAATAACAGCACTAGGTAGGTATGACAGACAAGATCCCGTCTGTCAGCTTACGCAGATGACACTCCTGCAGCACATCAAATGATGTCAAGTCcgacagagaaaaataaaccagggaAAAGAGCCAGTGAAGGGATTGTAGGTTTGAACAGGCTGGCCAAGCAGACATTGGAGTGATGAGGGCAGCCATGTAGGTATGTGTGAGGAAAAAACTTCAcaagggggaagaaaggaaaaaaaccaaacagctaCCCTGAATCAGGTGCATGCCTGGTATGACTAAAATAATCGGCCCGCTCATATGGATGGAATCATAGCAAGAACTCTGGCTTCTAGTCTGAACGAAAAGGGAAGCCAACACAGGGTTTGTGGGTAGATCaggtgtttgggggtggggaagggaaccAGGAGCAGGGAGCTGCTAACTGCAACCATTCAAGTGACAGAAAATGGTGACGGTACCAGTGTAATTGGTCAGACTGCCAAAAGACACACTCACCTGCCAGTGACTGAAACAGGGAAGGCCCCTGGGAAGGTTAGGGTTGGAGATGGATGCCAGGAGTTTGGTTTTGAGCCATGTCAAGTTTGAGATGCCCATTCAAATACCCAAGTATAGATATTAATGGCAGGTGGACATTTAAGGCCCTAAGACTAGCTGCTGTTACAAAGCAGAGATAGAAAAGAGCAACCGAGTGTTGGGACTTCTCAACATTAACAGAATGGGTTCTGAAGAGGAACCAACAAAGAAGACTAAGGAGCAGCTAGAGAAGCAACAAGAAAAGCACAAGACTGGAATTTCTGGAAGTAAAAGGAATAAAGCATTTCCATAGAATGAACAATGAATTATCAACTGCTGCCAATCAAGTAAGGACAGAAATGACCAAAGGGTTCAGTACCCCGCAGGTCTGACTGTGGGGCTTTTGTAACAAACCACAACATGGCTGAAAAACTCACCCACCTGCAATGGCTCACACCCACTTTTCAAATGTCCATTACCTGTGTGGCCTTTAAAACAACATCCCTTTTCACCCAGTAACTTACTTTCCACTTGgcacttttcccattttctatcTAAATACCTGTCTAACTTCCGCTACTGAGTAACTAGGAAGGCAGGGTCTTTGGTTCTGTGCTGAATCCAAAGTCTAGGACAGTGTCTAATACGCTCAATACGCTCCCCAAATGAATATATGCGAGCCACAAATAAAGGGCTGGGGAAGAGAGCATGGTTCCTCACAAGCAGCATTAAAGCACCAAGAAGGCACTGACTTTCTGACCCAGAAGCCATCGCACCGACACCAAATAAGACAATGCACCAGTGCACCTTGGCCCACACTTGGCTGGGCGTGCAGTGCTGAAATGCCAGGCCCAACGTGGATGCTGCTGCACGTACAAATCCCTCGCTAAATGAGAGGTGCCCTGATATGCCCAGTCAAGTGCAAAAACTTTTGCTGCACGGATTGGTGCCCAAATTGAATATTTCGCCATGTAACATTAAGAACACTCCAACAATTCAAGAAAAGAGTCGGTCTCCATTATCCGCAGTAAACACCACGTACAAAGGAAAGCACTAAGCTTAAGAACTCAAAACCAAACCCCCCAGAGTAAAAACCAAGAACTAGAATATTCAAAATCACTCCAGATATTCTCGCACATCACAACAAATCCACAATACCCCTGGGTCCTCCCCACAAATACTGTCCTAGGATTCCACtgatatattctttttttgtctcaACAGCAGTCTCACTTCTGGTAGCACAACTCAACCAACATTAATTAGTACCTTACCTGTGAGTCCGACAACTGAAATAATCCCATTTAAGCGTTCAGTCTGGGATGGACAGTTTTGTTAACTGCTTAACTTTACTGGAGTCTGGAGCCATGCAAGTTCCCTTTCCCTCACGCACACCTGTCACCCGGTAGTCCGCCCAGGTACGTTTAATTCAATTCCAGTGCAGACCACGTCTCCTGCCAACCGGCTCTTCCAGGAACCCCATTCACACTCTTTCCAGGCCTTAACCTCCCAGCATTACACTTTACACCCTATGAATCGCAAACACAGTCCAGAGACTAGAGCTGAGCTTTTGAAGAAGAAATGCGTCATGTCTAGACCACTTGGCCTTAAAACGATTAGACAGATCTCAGAGTGACAACCGGACGCGTGGAGTTCGGGAGCCCCCCACCAGCACGGCTGTGGGCGACTGCAGGGATACTCACACTCCATGGATGCGCTTGTGAATGTTGATGGTGTATTCTCTGGTCACTACCTCGTTGATGGCCGAACGGCCCTTCTTTTTCTCGCCACCCTTCTTTGCGGGAGCCATCTAAACCGAGGAGACACGGAGGCTTAGAACAGAGAGGAACAAGCCAAGTTCTTCTTCCCTTCCGGGCCTGCTTCACGCGGCCGCCCTCGGGGCGCTTCCGGGTGCAGAGGGCCCGGCCAAGGTCCCCGCAGCCACAGGTCCCGGCGGAGCCAAGCCGGCCATCCCCGGCCCAAGCATCCGCGTCCCTCAGCTGCCTCCGCCCCGGAAACCTCGGCGGCCCCGGGCTCCTCTAAGCCACTCTCCCTCCCGGGTTACGAAAGCCCTTAAACGTAGCGCGAATTTCCGCCCCGGAACGCAGAGCCCCCGGCCAGTTCAGGAGAGACCCCACTGTCCCCGTCAATGCAATCCCGGTCGAGGATGGGTCCAGATTCCTAAATCGCACACCCGCCGGCCATACTCACCCTGCCGGGCCCAAGTTGGAAAGAAAGAGCGCGAGGTATTGTGGGAGAGGGAAAGCAGCGTCTCACGCACAACTTCCGGGTTGCCTGTAAGCAGGTGGAGCGAGAGACGAGGCTGTGACGTCAGTGGTGCGCGCCTGAGGTCAGGCGAGCAGGCCTCGGGGGCGCGGTGGAGGCGGGGTCTGGGCTGCGTGGGGGCGGGGTCTGGGCGGCGTGGGGGCGGGGTCTGGGCGGTGTGGGGGCGGGGTCTGGGCGGCGTGGGGGCGGGGTCTGGGCGGGCCGCGGCTGCGCTCTTAGGAGGTTCTGGAGTGTGGCGTTCTCTCCTCCGGGGGCTTGCGCCTGTTTTCTGAGCTAAAGCTCGTAAAAAATGCCAAGTGAAAAACATGTCACTGAGGAAGCGAGTCAGAGAAAATCAAAACCTAAGCCCCCAGCAGACTGAGAGCAGGGCCCTGAAGAGGAAACGTTCTTTTGTATTTCCCCTTCACTCACTGACGGCGCCAACGTTTCCTGAACCTGTGAGccgctgtgtgctgctgtgtgctggctGGCGGTCCCAGAGATGACCGAGACACAGCTGCCGCTCTAGCAGTGCTCACATCCAGCGGGGCGCCTCATGAATGAGAGTCGTTATTGTCCTAGACTGTGGAGCTACTGTAGGGGCCTTGTCTGGCCTGATGAACAAAAAGTGGTGACATGGCAGACCTCGATGAGCCACGTAAAGAGTTAACAGAAACGAGCTTAAAAATTAACCGCTGGGCTCTgactctcctcccaccccccccccagctGTGGGAACAGAACCGTTCCCAAGGGAAGCCAAGTGTCACcgcaaccccctgcaagctgacaaacACCCTACGTCCTgcatagaaaaatagaaaacctcGGCTACACAGAAACCTGCTGCAGCTATCTACTCAAATCTGTCTATTCCAGCAAC is part of the Rhinolophus ferrumequinum isolate MPI-CBG mRhiFer1 chromosome 13, mRhiFer1_v1.p, whole genome shotgun sequence genome and encodes:
- the RPL31 gene encoding 60S ribosomal protein L31, which codes for MAPAKKGGEKKKGRSAINEVVTREYTINIHKRIHGVGFKKRAPRALKEIRKFAMKEMGTPDVRIDTRLNKAVWAKGIRNVPYRIRVRLSRKRNEDEDSPNKLYTLVTYVPVTTFKNLQTVNVDEN